The genomic window CGACCGGGCCGAAGGTCTCCTCGGCGAAGGCGGTCATGCCGGGCGTGACGTGGTCCAGGATCGTGGGTTCCACAAAATACCCGGGCGTGCCGGTCCCGCCGCCCGCCAGCAGCTTTGCGCCTGCGGCTACGGTCTCCTCGATCTGCCGGATCACGGTGTCGCGTAGATCCGCGCGAGCCAACGGACCGATACTCACGGATTTTGTAGCTCCCAGTAGTGCGGCGACGAACGCATCGGCGACCGGCTCGACCACGATGAACCGCTTCGCGGAGACGCAGCTCTGGCCGGCGTTGCCGAAGCGGGAGCGGGCCGCGGCTTCGGCGGCACCGCCGAGATCGGCGTCGGCGAGGACCACGAACGGGTCGGAGCCGCCGAGTTCGAGCACCGCCTTCTTGAGCGCCGCACCGGCCGCCGCGGCGATGGCCAGGCCCGCCCGTTCGCTGCCGGTGAGCGTGACCGCGGCGATGCGCCGGTCAGCGACGATGCGAGCGCAAGTCTCCGGCACGCGCTCGGCGTCGATGACCAGGGCCCGGAAGATCCCCGGCTGGAGAGACTCGAACAGCTCCTCGATCGCCAGCGCACAGCCGGTGACGTCGGGACTGTGCTTGAGTACTGCGGCGTTCCCGGCGGCCAGCGCGGCACAGGCGAACCGGAGGACCTGCCAGAACGGGAAGTTCCACGGCATCACCGCGAATATCACGCCGAGCGGTTCGTAGCTGACCCACGACCGGGCCGCCCCCGAGTCGATCGGCCGGTCGGCGAGCCACTCCGGGGCCAGATCGGCGACTACCTCGCAGTTCCAGGCGCACTTGTCGATCTCGGCCAGCGACTCGGCGAGCGGTTTGCCCATCTCGGCGGTGATCAGCGCGGCGTACTGCGCCCGGCGTTCGGTGAGGATCTTCCCCACGGTGCGCAGCAGGGCGAGTCGTTCCGGCAGTGGCGTGGCCGCCCAGGCCACCGCGGTAGCCGCGGTCTCGGCCAGCGCCCGTTCGATCGCGTCGTCGTCGTGGGCCGGATAACGCCCCAGCTCGGCTCCGGTGGCCGGGTCGCGGGTGACGATCTGCACGGTCACACCTCCAACCGGGTGAGGCGGCGGGCCG from Actinoplanes derwentensis includes these protein-coding regions:
- a CDS encoding aldehyde dehydrogenase family protein — its product is MQIVTRDPATGAELGRYPAHDDDAIERALAETAATAVAWAATPLPERLALLRTVGKILTERRAQYAALITAEMGKPLAESLAEIDKCAWNCEVVADLAPEWLADRPIDSGAARSWVSYEPLGVIFAVMPWNFPFWQVLRFACAALAAGNAAVLKHSPDVTGCALAIEELFESLQPGIFRALVIDAERVPETCARIVADRRIAAVTLTGSERAGLAIAAAAGAALKKAVLELGGSDPFVVLADADLGGAAEAAARSRFGNAGQSCVSAKRFIVVEPVADAFVAALLGATKSVSIGPLARADLRDTVIRQIEETVAAGAKLLAGGGTGTPGYFVEPTILDHVTPGMTAFAEETFGPVAAIIRARDDDHAIALANDTDFGLGASVWGEPEHALAVGRRIRSGALFVNAPVASDPRLPFGGTGRSGYGRELSAEGVREFTNVRTIVAG